The following coding sequences lie in one Thermotoga sp. Mc24 genomic window:
- a CDS encoding VanZ family protein, whose translation MKRSFLILILILIWIGLVFYFSSQPPDVSGRQSGSVYKFLKKIDSVLDFTRTNWYKNLRSLLEKWWFPDKKPTGEDLVRKSAHFGLYFIMGILSFTFSYTYLRKYVFSILLGVSLPTLIAVLDEYNQVFHNRGSSLYDVFIDMNGALFGVVIALLILVVGRLITRTYNVHRGER comes from the coding sequence ATGAAAAGATCTTTTTTGATTCTAATCCTGATATTGATATGGATCGGTCTTGTCTTTTACTTTTCATCGCAGCCCCCTGATGTTTCTGGAAGGCAGTCCGGGAGCGTTTATAAGTTTCTCAAAAAGATAGATAGTGTTCTTGATTTCACACGGACAAATTGGTACAAAAATCTGAGATCTCTACTCGAAAAATGGTGGTTCCCTGACAAAAAACCAACGGGGGAAGATCTTGTCAGAAAATCTGCCCATTTTGGACTTTATTTTATAATGGGCATTCTTTCTTTCACGTTTAGTTATACTTATCTTAGAAAGTATGTGTTTTCTATTTTGTTGGGAGTGTCTTTACCTACATTGATAGCCGTTCTCGATGAGTACAACCAGGTTTTTCACAACAGAGGATCTTCGCTGTACGATGTGTTCATAGACATGAACGGTGCTCTGTTTGGAGTGGTGATTGCTCTTCTGATTCTGGTCGTTGGGAGGTTGATCACCCGCACATACAACGTCCATCGGGGTGAGAGGTAG